In Selenomonas dianae, a genomic segment contains:
- a CDS encoding ACT domain-containing protein, translating into MKIDMTGVYLVREEILPKAIKKTILAKELLHSGEVRTVNEAVVKANLSRSAYYKYKDYVYSFFEATRDKIVTLSILLRHRSGTLQSVLQVIAEEGGNVMTINQGLPARGAATVNISLETTKLRDGLQTLLEKVDVVDGVERLEVVGQA; encoded by the coding sequence ATGAAAATTGATATGACGGGTGTCTATCTCGTTCGTGAGGAGATTCTGCCAAAGGCGATCAAAAAGACGATCCTAGCAAAGGAACTCCTTCACAGTGGAGAAGTGCGTACGGTAAACGAGGCTGTTGTCAAGGCAAATCTCAGCCGCAGCGCCTATTACAAGTACAAGGATTATGTATATTCGTTCTTTGAGGCGACGCGTGATAAGATTGTCACACTTTCCATTCTGCTCCGTCATCGGAGCGGCACGCTGCAGTCTGTTCTTCAGGTCATTGCCGAGGAGGGCGGGAACGTCATGACGATCAATCAAGGGCTTCCCGCACGCGGCGCAGCGACAGTTAATATCTCCCTTGAAACGACAAAGCTGCGCGATGGATTGCAGACACTTCTGGAAAAGGTGGATGTGGTCGATGGCGTGGAACGGCTCGAAGTGGTCGGGCAGGCTTGA
- a CDS encoding homoserine dehydrogenase, with amino-acid sequence MNTIKIALLGAGTVGSGVVHTLSMNADTITERCGARIEIKKILVRDAKKHRPEAEGIPLTDNFDEILNDAEISVVVEVMGGLTPAKDYMMRAMAAGKHVVTANKDVIAEHLSELYAAADASGVDFLYEASVGGGIPIIKPLKECLTANSITEIMGVVNGTTNYMLTKMTEKHISYDAVLRRAQEKGYAEANPSADVDGLDAARKAAILASLAFDTVIGFEDVSVEGISHITEDDIEYGLNLGYVIKLLAVGRNTEEGIDVRVHPVFLPKTHPLASVNGVFNAIFVRGNVLGDAMFYGRGAGSLPTASAVVADIIEIARDIVSGTTGRMKYKVGERKKLCPVEKTKSSYYLRLVVADESGVLGEIATTFGRAGVSLKSVIQARWTEEGNAEIVAVTHVVTHAAASSAVEALKALPVVHEVRSLIRVADGQEDRL; translated from the coding sequence GTGAATACAATCAAAATTGCACTCCTAGGCGCAGGAACGGTCGGCTCGGGGGTAGTACATACACTCTCGATGAATGCGGATACGATTACGGAGCGCTGTGGTGCACGCATTGAGATCAAGAAGATTCTCGTGCGCGATGCGAAAAAACATCGTCCGGAAGCCGAGGGGATTCCGCTGACAGACAACTTTGACGAAATTCTGAATGATGCGGAGATCTCTGTTGTCGTCGAGGTCATGGGGGGGCTTACTCCTGCGAAGGACTATATGATGCGTGCAATGGCAGCGGGCAAGCACGTCGTTACGGCAAACAAGGATGTTATCGCCGAGCATCTCTCCGAACTCTATGCAGCAGCAGATGCAAGCGGTGTGGATTTCCTCTATGAGGCGAGTGTCGGCGGCGGTATCCCGATCATAAAACCGCTCAAGGAATGCCTAACGGCGAACAGCATCACGGAGATCATGGGCGTTGTCAACGGGACGACGAACTATATGCTGACGAAGATGACGGAAAAGCATATCAGCTATGATGCCGTTCTGCGTCGTGCGCAGGAAAAGGGCTATGCCGAGGCAAATCCATCGGCGGATGTGGATGGGCTCGATGCGGCACGCAAGGCGGCAATCCTCGCCTCGCTCGCCTTTGATACAGTCATTGGATTTGAGGATGTTTCCGTGGAAGGAATCTCACATATTACTGAGGACGACATTGAATACGGGCTGAATCTCGGCTATGTCATCAAACTCCTTGCGGTCGGGCGCAATACGGAGGAGGGGATTGATGTCCGCGTACATCCCGTATTTCTGCCGAAGACGCATCCGCTCGCCTCGGTGAATGGCGTGTTCAATGCGATCTTTGTACGCGGCAACGTGCTCGGCGACGCGATGTTCTACGGGCGTGGTGCAGGTTCTCTGCCGACCGCGTCGGCGGTTGTTGCGGACATTATCGAGATTGCGCGTGATATTGTCTCCGGTACGACGGGGCGGATGAAGTACAAGGTCGGGGAGCGGAAGAAACTCTGCCCTGTGGAAAAAACGAAATCCTCTTACTACCTGCGTCTTGTTGTCGCCGATGAATCGGGAGTTCTTGGAGAGATCGCGACGACGTTCGGACGAGCGGGGGTCAGTCTTAAGTCGGTGATCCAGGCGCGTTGGACGGAGGAGGGCAATGCGGAGATCGTTGCCGTGACCCACGTTGTAACACATGCAGCAGCTTCTTCAGCTGTCGAGGCACTCAAGGCACTTCCCGTTGTGCACGAGGTGAGAAGCCTGATCCGTGTCGCGGATGGACAGGAGGATCGGTTATGA
- the thrB gene encoding homoserine kinase, with protein MSEPSVRVRVPATSANLGPGFDALGIACTLYNEMTLTLTHKPGLHISARGEGAAYIPSDERNIVWKSIQYLLQRAGRLDEFRGARIRMSNRIPLSRGLGSSATAIVAGLTAANALVGTPFHRDDLLQLATDIEGHPDNVAPAIYGGFTVNTVTNGHVECFSFLPRIFMRFVVMVPDFYLSTKSAREVLPTEVSMRDAVFNISHAAMMVAALARGSEKHLKNAFTDALHQNYRASLIPGMFDVFAAAKKAGAYGAALSGAGPCLIAFVPEHRKCTEAVAAAMQEAFRTHEIEARPLHLRLDTKGARVLHRRDMNAKR; from the coding sequence ATGAGTGAGCCGTCTGTGCGCGTTCGTGTTCCCGCAACGAGTGCGAACCTCGGTCCCGGTTTTGATGCGCTCGGGATTGCCTGCACGCTCTACAACGAGATGACGCTGACGCTCACGCACAAGCCCGGGCTGCACATTTCCGCACGCGGTGAAGGTGCGGCATATATCCCCTCGGATGAGCGCAATATTGTCTGGAAGTCGATACAGTATCTTCTGCAGCGTGCGGGTCGTTTGGATGAGTTTCGGGGCGCACGGATTCGGATGAGTAACCGTATCCCTCTTTCACGGGGGCTTGGCAGCAGTGCGACAGCAATCGTTGCGGGGCTTACGGCGGCAAATGCGCTTGTGGGCACCCCGTTTCACCGTGACGATCTGCTGCAGCTTGCGACGGATATTGAGGGGCATCCCGACAATGTTGCGCCTGCCATCTACGGTGGATTTACCGTCAATACGGTGACAAACGGTCATGTGGAGTGCTTTTCGTTTTTGCCGCGTATTTTCATGCGCTTTGTCGTTATGGTTCCGGACTTCTATCTCTCGACGAAATCCGCGCGGGAGGTGCTGCCCACCGAAGTGTCGATGAGAGATGCCGTGTTCAATATCAGCCATGCGGCGATGATGGTTGCGGCTCTCGCACGCGGCTCGGAGAAGCATCTCAAAAATGCGTTTACCGATGCGCTTCACCAGAACTATCGCGCTTCGCTGATCCCGGGGATGTTTGATGTCTTTGCCGCAGCAAAAAAAGCGGGGGCTTATGGTGCAGCGCTCAGTGGTGCAGGTCCATGCCTAATTGCTTTTGTTCCTGAACACCGCAAGTGTACGGAGGCGGTTGCAGCGGCCATGCAGGAGGCCTTCCGTACCCATGAAATTGAGGCGCGTCCCCTACACCTGCGACTTGATACGAAGGGCGCACGCGTTCTGCACCGCAGAGATATGAATGCAAAACGATGA
- the argC gene encoding N-acetyl-gamma-glutamyl-phosphate reductase yields the protein MKASVVGASGYAGEELIRLLHAHPFVEVAHLTSERHTGERISKLYPHLKNIYENELVSMKDVRRIAEDSDVLFIALPHGHAMKIVQEVSACSVRIIDLGADYRFADTAIYEQWYHVAHTDSNADRAYGLAELYREQVRTARIIGNAGCYTTASILAIAPLVKAHLVQLDSILVDAVSGVSGAGRSPKESTHYPEFYDSFTAYGAVSHRHTPEIEQALADVGGEPVTINFTPHLAPISRGILATCYATLCEGVTAEEVDAAYEKMYADEFFIRLLGHGAYPATKYVRGTNYCDIAWHIDPRTHRVIVFSAIDNLVKGAAGQAIQNMNIAFGLDERAGLDLVPMYP from the coding sequence ATGAAGGCAAGTGTTGTCGGAGCATCTGGATATGCGGGCGAAGAGCTGATTCGCCTGCTGCATGCTCATCCGTTTGTCGAGGTTGCACATCTGACATCGGAGCGGCACACAGGGGAACGCATATCGAAACTTTATCCACACTTGAAGAATATTTATGAAAATGAGCTCGTATCAATGAAAGATGTAAGGCGCATTGCTGAGGATAGTGATGTGCTCTTCATTGCACTCCCGCATGGACACGCAATGAAAATTGTGCAGGAGGTTTCTGCGTGTTCCGTACGCATCATTGATCTCGGAGCGGACTATCGTTTTGCAGATACTGCCATCTATGAGCAGTGGTATCATGTGGCACATACAGATTCGAATGCGGATCGTGCCTATGGTCTGGCGGAGCTCTACCGTGAGCAGGTGCGAACGGCGCGGATCATCGGGAATGCCGGATGCTATACAACGGCGAGTATTTTGGCGATTGCTCCGCTTGTGAAGGCACATCTGGTACAACTCGATTCGATCCTTGTTGATGCGGTATCCGGCGTGTCGGGGGCGGGGCGTTCCCCGAAGGAAAGTACACACTATCCGGAGTTCTATGACAGCTTTACGGCATATGGAGCAGTATCGCATCGCCATACACCAGAGATCGAGCAGGCGCTTGCCGATGTGGGAGGAGAACCTGTTACAATCAACTTCACGCCACATCTTGCACCGATCTCGCGCGGCATTCTGGCGACCTGTTACGCAACGCTGTGCGAGGGTGTTACAGCAGAGGAAGTTGATGCCGCCTATGAAAAAATGTACGCGGATGAATTCTTTATCCGACTGCTTGGACACGGCGCATATCCCGCAACAAAGTATGTGCGTGGTACGAACTACTGTGATATTGCGTGGCACATCGACCCGCGCACACATCGTGTGATCGTATTCTCAGCCATCGACAATCTGGTCAAAGGAGCGGCAGGACAGGCGATTCAGAATATGAATATCGCATTTGGACTGGATGAGCGTGCGGGCCTGGATCTTGTGCCCATGTATCCGTAG
- the argJ gene encoding bifunctional glutamate N-acetyltransferase/amino-acid acetyltransferase ArgJ, which translates to MFSEASARMGVTYPKGFQAAGVKAGIKKSGNLDVAVIYTEKKAAVAGTFTKNAVAAAPVHVSKAVVATHTAHAIVANAGCANACTGAQGEADAAAMQKIAADALGCTSADVIVGSTGIIGQLLPMDKVEQGIHAAVKALSVDGSADAGNAIITTDTYSKAGATSVMIGGKEVRFGIIAKGSGMIRPDMATVLCFITTDADIDGVLLQDALSEVIEHSLNMISIDGDMSTNDMAIVLANGAAGNPKITEKNADYEAFKETLLALCQGISEKIAADGEGATKFITVHVKGAKSFADAKTVGMSVANSPLVKTAFFGEDPNWGRVICAVGYAGVPMNPNHTTVKFGGIPVYADGMGVSYDADALRMVMTAHDIVVEIDLKDGTEEAKVWTCDFSYEYVKINGEYHT; encoded by the coding sequence ATGTTTAGCGAAGCAAGTGCAAGGATGGGCGTTACCTATCCGAAGGGATTTCAGGCAGCAGGGGTCAAAGCCGGCATCAAGAAGAGCGGCAATCTTGACGTTGCTGTCATTTATACCGAAAAGAAAGCTGCTGTTGCGGGCACGTTTACGAAGAATGCGGTTGCAGCTGCACCCGTACACGTCTCGAAGGCGGTTGTCGCAACGCATACGGCGCACGCCATTGTCGCAAACGCGGGCTGTGCGAATGCGTGTACGGGCGCACAGGGCGAGGCAGATGCCGCTGCCATGCAGAAGATCGCAGCAGATGCGCTCGGCTGCACGTCAGCAGATGTTATTGTCGGGTCGACGGGCATCATCGGTCAGCTTCTCCCGATGGACAAGGTGGAGCAGGGGATTCATGCGGCTGTCAAGGCACTCTCTGTGGACGGCAGCGCGGATGCGGGCAATGCCATTATCACGACGGATACCTACTCCAAGGCGGGGGCAACCTCCGTCATGATCGGCGGCAAGGAAGTCCGTTTTGGTATTATTGCAAAGGGCTCGGGCATGATTCGCCCCGATATGGCGACGGTGCTCTGCTTTATTACAACGGACGCGGATATCGACGGTGTGCTCCTGCAGGATGCTTTGTCGGAGGTCATTGAGCACAGTCTCAATATGATCTCAATCGACGGTGATATGAGTACAAACGATATGGCAATCGTCCTCGCCAACGGTGCTGCGGGGAATCCAAAGATCACGGAAAAGAATGCGGACTACGAGGCGTTCAAGGAGACCCTGCTTGCACTCTGCCAGGGGATCTCGGAAAAGATTGCGGCAGATGGTGAGGGGGCAACCAAGTTCATCACGGTTCATGTGAAGGGGGCAAAATCGTTTGCCGATGCAAAGACGGTCGGTATGAGTGTCGCGAACAGCCCCCTCGTCAAGACAGCGTTCTTCGGCGAAGATCCGAACTGGGGGCGCGTGATCTGCGCGGTCGGCTATGCGGGTGTGCCGATGAATCCCAATCATACAACGGTGAAGTTTGGCGGGATCCCCGTCTATGCAGATGGCATGGGCGTATCCTACGATGCGGATGCGCTGCGTATGGTGATGACGGCGCATGATATTGTCGTCGAGATTGACCTCAAGGATGGCACGGAGGAGGCAAAGGTCTGGACCTGTGACTTCTCCTATGAATATGTGAAGATCAACGGTGAATATCACACCTGA
- the argB gene encoding acetylglutamate kinase, translating to MYSDQDKAEILVDALPYIQEFYGTTVVIKYGGNAMINDALKENVMRDVALMKFVGIRPILVHGGGPEITGFLKKVGKESTFVSGLRVTDEETVEIAEMVLDGKLNSEIVGLLNLRGVRAVGLSGKDAGLIKAQKKLATVYENDTAHQVDIGYVGEVTEINTGIIADLLDQGYVPVIAPIGMGAHGESYNINADYVAAEIAGALHAEKLLLLTDVEGVYKNFADKSSFLSQLRMDEAREYIRSGIIEGGMIPKVEACLRALEAGAHKAHIIDGRLAHTIILEIFTSRGIGTMVLR from the coding sequence ATGTATTCCGATCAGGACAAGGCGGAGATTCTCGTAGATGCGCTCCCGTACATCCAGGAATTTTACGGGACAACCGTCGTTATCAAATATGGCGGGAACGCTATGATCAATGATGCGCTCAAGGAAAATGTCATGCGCGACGTGGCACTGATGAAATTTGTCGGCATCCGCCCGATTCTCGTGCATGGAGGGGGACCCGAGATCACGGGATTCCTCAAGAAGGTAGGAAAGGAATCCACGTTTGTCTCGGGGCTTCGCGTGACGGATGAGGAGACGGTGGAGATCGCCGAGATGGTGCTCGACGGCAAGCTGAACTCGGAGATTGTGGGGCTGCTCAACCTGCGCGGTGTGCGTGCGGTCGGCCTGAGCGGCAAGGATGCAGGGCTTATCAAGGCGCAGAAGAAGCTCGCCACGGTGTATGAAAACGATACGGCACATCAGGTCGATATCGGCTATGTCGGCGAGGTCACAGAGATCAACACGGGCATTATCGCCGATCTTCTCGATCAAGGCTATGTTCCCGTCATTGCCCCCATCGGCATGGGCGCGCATGGGGAAAGCTACAACATCAATGCAGACTATGTTGCGGCGGAGATTGCGGGTGCACTGCACGCGGAGAAACTGTTGCTCCTTACAGATGTGGAAGGGGTCTACAAGAACTTTGCGGATAAGAGCAGCTTTCTCTCGCAGCTTCGTATGGATGAGGCAAGGGAATACATCCGCAGTGGGATCATTGAGGGCGGCATGATCCCGAAGGTGGAGGCGTGCCTCCGTGCGCTTGAGGCGGGGGCACATAAGGCGCATATCATTGACGGTCGCTTGGCACACACCATCATCTTGGAGATCTTCACCTCGCGCGGCATTGGAACAATGGTACTTCGGTAG
- a CDS encoding acetylornithine transaminase → MKNEHEIMARDTASYLPVFSRYPIVLDHGEGSYVWDVNGRKYLDALGGIAVNVLGHNYAPLVDAIAEQAKRLIHVSNLYYTEPQADAAAKLSRLTADGKVFFGNSGAEANEGAIKAARKYGHTIHPEKSQIITALGSFHGRTLATLTATGQEKFHKGFAPLPQGFDYVPFNDIAALEAQMSENTAAVMLEPIQGEGGVRTPADGYLQQVRELCDKYDALLIFDEIQTGMGRTGSFYAYENCGVIPDIVTLAKGLAGGVPIGAFVVTEKVAAAFHAGDHGSTFGGNPLACAAANVVLDAVANDHFLAGVRDVGTHFKQALTDLQRKYPAHIVEVRGTGLILGMEMQRNADAAAIARRMLEQGVIINCTAGNVLRFIPPLIFTKNEVDELIRVLDHCILDICDRGGL, encoded by the coding sequence ATGAAGAACGAACATGAAATTATGGCACGGGATACGGCGAGCTATCTGCCGGTATTTTCCCGTTATCCGATTGTCCTCGACCATGGGGAAGGTTCGTATGTATGGGATGTGAACGGGCGCAAGTATCTCGATGCGCTCGGCGGCATCGCCGTCAACGTGCTCGGGCATAACTATGCGCCGCTCGTGGATGCGATTGCCGAACAGGCAAAGCGTCTCATCCATGTGTCGAACCTCTACTATACCGAGCCGCAGGCAGATGCGGCGGCAAAGTTGTCGAGACTTACGGCGGACGGCAAGGTGTTCTTCGGGAACTCGGGCGCGGAGGCGAACGAAGGGGCAATCAAGGCTGCACGCAAATACGGGCATACGATTCATCCCGAGAAGTCGCAGATCATCACGGCTCTGGGCAGCTTTCACGGGCGCACGCTTGCGACGCTGACGGCGACGGGGCAGGAGAAGTTTCACAAGGGCTTCGCGCCGCTGCCGCAGGGGTTTGACTATGTGCCGTTCAACGACATTGCGGCACTCGAAGCACAGATGAGCGAGAATACGGCGGCGGTCATGCTCGAACCGATTCAGGGGGAGGGCGGCGTGCGTACCCCTGCGGACGGGTATTTGCAGCAGGTACGGGAACTCTGTGACAAGTATGACGCGCTCCTGATCTTCGACGAGATCCAGACGGGCATGGGGCGCACGGGCAGTTTCTACGCCTATGAGAACTGCGGTGTCATACCAGACATCGTAACGCTTGCCAAGGGGCTTGCAGGCGGCGTTCCGATCGGCGCGTTTGTCGTCACGGAGAAGGTTGCGGCGGCATTTCACGCGGGCGACCACGGGTCGACGTTCGGTGGGAATCCGCTGGCGTGCGCGGCGGCAAATGTCGTCCTTGATGCGGTTGCAAATGATCATTTTCTCGCAGGTGTACGGGACGTGGGCACACATTTCAAACAGGCACTCACGGACTTGCAGCGTAAATATCCCGCACACATCGTGGAGGTGCGTGGCACAGGGTTGATCCTCGGTATGGAGATGCAGAGGAATGCGGATGCGGCGGCAATCGCCCGACGGATGTTGGAGCAGGGGGTTATCATCAACTGCACGGCAGGGAATGTCCTGCGCTTTATCCCGCCGCTGATCTTTACGAAGAATGAAGTGGATGAACTCATCCGTGTACTGGATCACTGTATCCTTGACATATGTGACCGAGGGGGATTATGA
- the argF gene encoding ornithine carbamoyltransferase codes for MNKGMDLLSIHELSAADVEEILTLAADLKAKQKAGISHKLLAGKTLGMIFEKSSTRTRVSFEVGMYQLGGQALFLSSRDLQLGRGEPIKDTARVLSRYLDGIMIRTYGYERIEELARYADIPVINALSDLLHPCQALTDLLTIREYKGKNLAGLKMAYVGDGNNMTHSLMYAAAKVGMNFAAATPEGYEPNAEVVANAKADAAATGATITITHNPMEAVAGADVIITDTWASMGQEAEHDTRTAVFHPYQVNWELVAESGDARCIVMHCLPAYRGEEITEDVFEEFSDVIFDEAENRLHVQKAIMALVMGD; via the coding sequence ATGAACAAGGGCATGGACTTACTCTCCATTCATGAGCTGAGTGCGGCCGATGTGGAGGAGATTCTGACGCTCGCCGCTGATCTCAAGGCAAAGCAGAAGGCGGGCATTTCGCATAAACTGCTTGCGGGAAAGACGCTCGGCATGATCTTTGAGAAATCCTCGACGCGGACGCGCGTGTCGTTCGAGGTCGGGATGTACCAGCTCGGCGGACAGGCACTCTTTCTCAGCAGCCGTGACCTGCAGCTTGGGCGCGGCGAACCGATCAAGGACACGGCACGCGTGCTCTCGCGCTATCTCGACGGCATCATGATCCGTACCTATGGGTATGAACGCATTGAGGAGCTGGCTCGCTATGCGGATATTCCTGTCATCAACGCGCTCAGCGACCTCCTGCATCCGTGTCAGGCACTTACCGACCTGCTTACGATTCGTGAGTACAAGGGCAAGAATCTCGCGGGGCTCAAGATGGCATACGTCGGCGATGGCAACAATATGACGCACTCGCTCATGTATGCAGCAGCAAAGGTCGGCATGAATTTCGCGGCGGCAACTCCCGAGGGCTACGAGCCAAATGCCGAGGTTGTTGCAAACGCAAAGGCGGATGCAGCGGCAACGGGAGCAACGATCACAATCACGCACAATCCGATGGAAGCGGTTGCGGGCGCAGATGTCATCATCACGGACACGTGGGCGAGCATGGGGCAGGAGGCGGAGCACGACACACGCACGGCGGTCTTCCATCCCTATCAGGTGAATTGGGAACTCGTTGCCGAGTCAGGCGATGCGCGCTGCATCGTTATGCACTGTCTGCCTGCCTATCGGGGAGAGGAGATCACGGAGGATGTCTTTGAGGAGTTTTCCGATGTGATCTTTGACGAGGCGGAGAACCGCCTCCACGTCCAAAAGGCAATCATGGCACTCGTTATGGGTGACTGA
- a CDS encoding argininosuccinate synthase, with the protein MAKQIKKVVLAYSGGLDTSVIIPWLKEHYDNCEVIAACADVGQGEELEPVHDKALASGASKVYIVDLTQEFLEEYVWPTLKAGAVYEGKYLLGTSFARPVIAKALVDIAKREGADAIAHGATGKGNDQVRFELTVKALAPNLQIIAPWREWDLDSRTAEIAYAKKHGIPVAMENKTYSMDRNIWHLSHEGSDLEDPANEPKNSMFLISCAPEDAPDAPEYVSISFEKGIPVAVNGEKLGAVELLTKLNEVGARNGVGIVDICENRLVGMKSRGVYENPGGSILYYAHRELEYLCLDRATYHYKEGLAIRYGELVYDGMWFCQLREALAAFVDSTQETVTGEVRLKLYKGNIISAGATSPYSLYSQEFVTFEHDDVYNQADATGFINLFGLPLKVRALMQEGKK; encoded by the coding sequence ATGGCAAAGCAGATCAAAAAAGTAGTTCTGGCATATTCCGGCGGTCTTGATACGTCGGTCATCATCCCTTGGCTGAAGGAGCACTATGACAACTGCGAGGTTATCGCCGCCTGTGCCGATGTTGGGCAGGGGGAGGAGCTTGAGCCCGTACATGACAAGGCACTCGCCTCGGGCGCATCGAAGGTGTATATTGTCGATTTGACGCAGGAGTTCCTTGAGGAGTATGTCTGGCCGACACTCAAGGCGGGAGCCGTCTACGAGGGCAAGTATCTGCTTGGCACATCGTTTGCGCGTCCCGTGATTGCAAAGGCCCTTGTCGATATTGCCAAGCGTGAGGGCGCGGATGCCATTGCTCATGGCGCGACGGGCAAGGGCAACGATCAGGTACGCTTTGAACTGACGGTGAAGGCACTCGCGCCAAACCTCCAGATCATCGCCCCGTGGCGCGAGTGGGATCTCGATTCCCGCACGGCTGAGATTGCGTATGCAAAGAAGCACGGCATCCCCGTTGCGATGGAGAACAAGACGTACAGCATGGATCGCAACATCTGGCACCTCTCTCACGAGGGGTCTGATCTTGAGGATCCCGCGAACGAGCCGAAGAACTCCATGTTTCTCATCTCGTGCGCACCCGAGGATGCGCCGGATGCGCCGGAATACGTTTCCATTTCGTTCGAGAAGGGCATTCCCGTTGCTGTCAACGGCGAGAAACTCGGTGCAGTCGAACTCTTGACAAAGCTGAACGAGGTCGGCGCGCGCAACGGTGTCGGCATCGTCGATATCTGCGAGAACCGTCTCGTCGGCATGAAGTCGCGTGGTGTGTATGAGAACCCGGGCGGTTCGATCCTCTACTATGCACATCGCGAGCTTGAGTATCTCTGCCTTGACCGCGCAACCTATCACTACAAAGAAGGGCTTGCCATCCGCTACGGCGAACTCGTCTACGATGGTATGTGGTTCTGCCAGCTGCGCGAGGCGCTTGCTGCGTTCGTGGACAGTACGCAGGAGACCGTGACGGGGGAGGTTCGCCTCAAACTCTACAAGGGCAACATCATCTCGGCGGGCGCAACGTCGCCGTATTCCCTCTACAGTCAGGAGTTCGTTACGTTCGAGCATGACGATGTCTACAATCAGGCGGATGCGACGGGCTTCATCAACCTCTTTGGGCTGCCGCTTAAGGTACGTGCACTCATGCAGGAGGGGAAGAAGTAA